Part of the Clostridium sporogenes genome, TTGAAGAAGGAGATTTTATTGCGATTATGGGGAAGTCCGGTTGTGGAAAGACAACTTTAATGAAACTACTTGGATTTATTGATAAACCTACATCTGGTGAGATTATTTTCAAAGGGAGGAGTGCAAGGCAGCTTAATAAAGATGAAGTTGCAGATATTCGAAGGAAGGAAATTGGTTTTGTGTTTCAGGATTTTTATTTGATGGATAGTCTTACTGTGAAAGAAAATATTATGCTTCCAATGATTCTGGAGGGGGAAGAGACAAACAAAATATTAAGTGCAACGGAAGGACTGGCCAAGCATTTTGAAATTAGTCATTTGTTAAATAAAAATACTTACGAATTATCTGGAGGAGAAAAACAGCGAGTAGCCATATGTAGAGCGTTGATTAATGAACCAGATCTAATATTGGCAGATGAGCCAACGGGTAATTTAGATTCTAAATCTGCACAGATTGTAATAGATAGTCTGATGAATATTAATAAAGATATGAAAAAGACAATAATACTTGTAACCCATGATGCTGAGATTGCTAGTTATTGTAAAAAAGTAATATTCTTAAAGGATGGAAATATTATAGGCGATATTAATAAAGAACATAAAAAGGAAGAGTTTTATAACGATATTATTAGAATGACAAAAAAATTATAAAATTTTAGTTTTGAATATTTACCGTATATTAAATGTTTTATCTATTTATAATATGTAATATAATTAATTTATGTTAAATATAAATTAGGTTATTGACATTATATTGGTAACAGTTATATAATGAATAAAATGATTAATAATAAAATTAAATTATAAAATAAAGCTTTGAAAAAGAGGAGTAGGGATAAAAAAGTATAAAGAGAGGGAAACTCAAAGGCTGAGAGGTTTTCTATATATAATTTATCTTGAAGGTAGCTTTGGAGCTTCTTTACTGAGTTTAGTAAGTAAAGACGGATTTCTTATTCGTTAAATATACAAGAGCCTGTAATTTTGCAGGAAAAAAGGTGGTAACGCGAGGTTTTTCGTCCTTTTAAGGATGAAAGGCCTTTTTTTATTTTTTAGCTAATGTTGTAAAAATATAGATTAAGATAAGAATATAAAAATATAAAAAGGAGGTAAGTGTATGACTATGATTATTAGAGCTGTAAGTCCTGAGGATTATAAAGAGATAAATGAAATAAGATGCATGGTTGGAGTACGAGAAAATATTTTAGGCAGAATTAGTGAAAGATTTGAACAATTTAAAGACTTTATACAAAGTTTAGGAAGTAATGACCATCTACTTGTTGCAGAAATAAAAGAAGAGGATAAAAATAAGGTTGTTGGAGTCATAGGTTTAAATATAAATAGTAATCCTAGAACAAAACATGCAGCAACACTAGGAATGATGGTTCATAAAGCTTACCAAGGAACTGGTATAGGAAAAAAGCTTATGAGTGAAATTCTTGATTTAGCAGATAACTGGCTTATGTTAGCTAGAATAGAATTAGGAGTGTTTACTAATAATGAAAAAGCTATAAAGTTATATGAGAAATTTGGATTTAAAATCGAAGGAACAAAAAAGTATGCTGCCATCAAAGATGGTAGATATGCTGATGAATATATAATGGCAAGGTATAAAAATATATAACTATAAGAGGAGGAATTTAAATGTCAGAAACAAGAGAAATGGCAAAAACTTATGATCCTAAAGAGTTTGAAGAAAGACTTTATAAAAATTGGGAAGAAAAATCATATTTTACACCAGAGGTAGATGAAAATAAAAAACCATATACTATAGTATTACCACCACCAAATATAACAGGAAAACTTCATTTAGGTCATGCTTTGGATGATACGCTTCAAGATATATTAATGAGAACAAAAAGAATGCAAGGCTTTAGTACTCTATGGTTACCAGGACAAGATCATGCTAGTATTGCCACAGAAGTTAAAGTTGAAAATGAATTATTAAAAGAAGGCATAGTAAAAAAAGAAATAGGAAGAGAAGCTTTCCTTGAAAAAGTATGGGAATGGACAGATGAATATAGAGGCAAAATAAGAAATCAAATTAAAAAATTAGGTTGCTCTTTAGATTTTACAAGAGAAAGATTTACTATGGATGAACAATTAGATAAAGCAGTAAAGCATTTCTTTGTAAAATTATACAATGAGGGCTTAATTTATCAGGGAAATAGAATAACAAACTGGTGTCCAAAATGTAAAACAGCTCTATCAGATGCAGAAATAGAATATAGTGAACATGAAGGACATTTTTGGCACGTAAAATATCCAGTAGTAGGTAGTGATGAATATTTAGAGATAGCTACTACAAGACCAGAAACAATGCTTGGAGATACAGCAGTAGCTGTTAATCCGAAGGATGAAAGATATGCTCATTTAGTAGGAAAAACTCTTATGCTACCATTAGTTAATAGAGAAATTCCTATAGTTGCTGATGATTATGTAGATATGGAATTTGGTACAGGAGCAGTTAAAATAACTCCAGCTCATGATCCTAATGACTATCAAGTAGGTAAAAGACATAACTTACCACAAATCAATGTGATGTTTGATGATGGAAGAATTAATTATGAAGAAACTAGATATCATGAAATGGATAGATATGAAGCTAGAAAAGCTATAGTAGAAGACTTAAAAAATGAAGGTTTCTTAGTAAAAATAAAAGAGCATAATCATAATGTAAGCTGTCATGATAGATGTAATACAGTAATAGAACCTATAATTTCAAAACAATGGTTTGTAAAAATGGAGGAACTTGCAAAACCATCTATAGAAGTAGTAAAAAACAAAAAGGTTAAGTTTGTACCAGAAAGATTTGATAAAACTTATTTCAACTGGATGGAGAATATTCAGGATTGGTGCATATCAAGACAATTATGGTGGGGACATAGAATTCCTGTTTGGTATTGTAAGGATTGTGGTGAAGTTATAGTAGTTACTGAAGAACCAACAAAATGTCCAAAATGTAATAGTGAAAAATTAGAACAAGATAATGATGTTTTAGATACTTGGTTTAGTTCAGCTCTATGGCCTTTCTCAACTTTAGGTTGGCCAGATAAAACACCAGATTTAAAATATTTTTATCCAAACAATACATTAGTAACAGGATATGATATTATATTCTTCTGGGTAGCTAGAATGGTATTCTCAGGACTTTATTGTATGGATGATATTCCATTTGATACAGTATTAATCCATGGTATAGTTAGAGATTCAGAAGGAAAGAAGATGTCTAAGTCCTTAGGAAATGGTGTAGACCCAATAGAAGTAATAGATGAATATGGTGCAGATGCATTAAGATTTACATTAGTAACAGGAAATGCACCAGGAAATGATATAAGATATTATCCTGAAAGAGTAGAAGCGGCTAGAAATTTTGCAAACAAGATATGGAATGCATCCAGATTTGTTCTTATGAACTTAGATAAGGATTTAATGAATAAATATAAAGATAATAAAAACCATACTATAGCTGATAAATGGATATTATCAAGATTAAATACAGTAGTTAAAGAGGTTACAGAAAATATAGAAAAATTTGAACTTGGAATAGCTTCTCAAAAGATTTATGACTTTATATGGGGGGAATTCTGTGATTGGTATATAGAACTTGTAAAACCAGTATTATATGGAGAAAATGAAGAAGCAAAGGGAATAGCTTTCAATGTACTTCATAAAGTATTAGAAACTTCACTACAATTATTGCATCCTATAATGCCATTTATAACAGAAGAAATATACACTCATTTATATACAGAATATGAATCAATAGTTATATCAAAATGGCCAGAATATAAGGAAAACCTAAAGGATGAGAAATCAGAAAAGGATATGGAATATATTATAGAAGCTATAAAATCTATAAGAAATGTTAGAACAGAAATGAATGTTCCACCTTCTAGAAAAGCTAAATTAATGATTTATTTAACAGAAAATGAGGCAGAAAGATCATTTAAAGAAGGAGAAGTTTATTTCCAAAAACTAGCTTCAGCTTCAGAAGTTAGCTTCTTAGAAAATAAAGAAACATCAGATAAAAATGTATCTGTAGTTACAAGAGGAGCAGAAATATTTATACCGTTATTAGAATTAGTAGATATAGAAAAAGAATTAGAAAGACTAAATAAGGAAAAAGAAAAACTAGAAAAAGAAATAGATAGAGTAGAAAAGAAATTATCTAATGAAAAATTTGTATCTAAAGCACCAGAAGCTGTAGTTAATGAAGAAAAAGAAAAGGGTGAAAAGTATAAAGCAATGCTTAAATCCGTACTTGAAAGTTTAGAATCATTAAAATAGAATTTAATTTAAACTAATTATATTAATATTTTTATACTTTATTAATAAGTTTTGTATTAAGTTATAAATATAATATAAAATAGTAGAAATGCCATAAATACAGGGAAGATAATTTGTAGCTTTCCTGTATTTATTATATAAAAATACAAAGTATATGTTAAATTTTTTAGGGCTAAATAGAAATAATATAAAAGTAACAAAAAAGTTATGATTTGTGTAAAAGATATATGTAGGAAGTGATTATATATGGATTATAAAGAAGCTAGAGAGTATATACAATCAAAAGCTAAGTTTGGTAGTAACTTAGGATTAGAAAGAACAGAAAAGCTCTTAGAACTATTGGAAAACCCTCATAAGAGGTTAAGATGCATACATATAGCAGGTACAAATGGAAAAGGATCTACTACGGCAATGATTTCTGCAGTATTAAAAGAAGCTGGTTATAAAGTTGGAATGTACACATCCCCTTACATAGAGGAATTCGAAGAAAGAATTCAAATAAATAACTATAATATACCTAAAGATGATTTCAGCCATATTATAACTAAGGTGGCTAATGTGGTAGAAAAGGTAGAGAATATGGGATATGGAAATCCTACAGAATTTGAAATTATAACCGTTGCTATGTTTTACTATTTTTGTTTAAAAAAAGTGGATTTTGCGGTGATAGAAGTGGGGTTAGGAGGAAGACTAGATTCTACTAATGTGTTAGAACCTATCTTAAGTATTATAACCTCTATAAGTTATGATCATATGAACATTTTAGGTGAAACTTTAGAAAAAATAGCTTATGAAAAAGCAGGAATAATAAAAAAAGCTCCTGTTATAATATATCCACAAAAGAAAGAATCAGAAAAAATTATAGAAAAAGCATGTAAAGAAAAAAAATGTGAGTTTATAAAAGTAGAAGATAATTTAATAAATGTAAAGAGAGAAATTATACAAAAAAATATAGGCCAGCAAAGCTTTAAATTAAAAACTAAAGAAGATACTTATAATATATGTTTATCCTTATTAGGAGAACATCAAATAAAAAATTGTATTGTAGTTATATTAGCCATAGAAAAGTTAATAAAATTAGGGATAAAAATAGAAAAAATATATATAATATCAGCCCTCAAAAAAGTGAAATGGCCAGCTAGACTAGAAATAGTAAATAAAAATCCTCTAACAGTAATAGACGGAGCCCATAATATGGAGGGCATAGAAGGTCTAAAAAATAATGTGAGTAAATATTTTAAATATAATAAGCTTATTTTAATATTAGGCATATTAAAAGATAAACAAGTAGAAGATATGATAAAAACATTAGTACCACTAGCAGATAGAGTATTAACAGTAACTCCCCATAACGATAGAGGGGAAAGTTCAAAGGAATTAATGCACATTGCATTAAAATATAATAAAAATTGTGAATATTTAGAGGACTATAAAGAATGCTATAATAAAGGAAAATCTTATTATGAAGAGGGAGATATGATTTTAATTTGTGGGTCACTATACATGGTAGGAGATATGAGAAAATTAATAAAATAAGGAAAGTGTAATACACTTTCCTTATTTTATTTTTTTAGCTTCTTGTAGTGCTTTGGATAATTGATCTGGACAGGAAGTATTTTTAGAACCACAAGTTATACCTTGTAATCTTTTTATAGCGTCATCAACATCCATTCCCTCTATTAAACTAGATAATCCTTTAAGATTACCATCACATCCTCCAAGAAAGTTAACCTTTACAACTTTATTTTGGATTATATCAAAAGTTATTTCTCTTGAACAGACTCCAGTAGGTGAGTAAGTGTGCATATTTATAGCTCCTTTCCATTGTAATGTTAAATAATACAAATATTATTATATAATATAAAACTTTATTGCTCAACATAAAAGATTTATCACCAAATTAGTTATTTTTCACATATTATATTATAGAGCGAGGGGTGATAAAATGAGGTATGTTTATGTATGCAATACATCTACAGATTGTATTTCTAAAGTTTCTATAGATAATTTTAAAGAAGAAAACAAAATAACCCTAAATAATGAAGCATCCACTAGAATAGGGCCTCATGGTATATGTGTATATAATGATAAATTGCTAGTAGCTAATAGTTATAGTAATTCTCTTTCTGTAGTAGATGGAAAATTAGGAAGAGAAGTCGAAAATTATTTTATAGGAATGCATTGTAATGATGTGGTTGCATATGGAGATAAAGCCTATGTTATTTGTGGTGATCTAAACAATGTAACTGTATTTGATATGGTTAAAAAGAAAATTTTAAAACAAATACCTTGCGGAGATTTACCACATAGCATAGTTATTGATAAACAGAAAGAAATATTAATGATATCAAATATGGGAACAGATAGTATAACATTAATAGATTGTAAAGGAGAAAATAGAGTAAAAAATATAAGAGTTGGATCTTATCCAACAAAGGCTGTTTTCACAGTGGATGGCAAATATATATTAGTATGTGAAAGCAATTTAGGTTCTGATTATAAAGGAAGTATAAGTATAATATCTAGAAAAAATTATAAACTTTTATATAGAATTCCTGTAGGAAATTCACCAGTTGATATGTGCGTTGATGAGAAGTTATGTATAGTTTCTAATTTTGGTGATGGTACTATTAGTTTGATTGATATAAATTACTATGAAAAAGTAAAAGATATAATTGTTGGTGGTATGCCTCGAGGAGTGTGTAAAATAAAAGATAATATTTATGTGGGAGATAATTATAAAAATTTATTTTTAAAGATAAATTTTAGAACTAACAATAAAAAATCTATACCTATAGGTGGAGAACCTACAGGTATTTTAGTATTATAATATCAATTGTCATTTGTTGATTTTAAAATGTTCAATATTTGTAAATACATTGCACTAGAATTTTCTTTCCACTTAGAACAGATTTCTTTTGCTTCTTTATTTGAATTTACAGATAACTTTATATCCATTAATAAGAAGTTATTTTCAGTGGCTTTTAACCTTACTAAGAAGGTATCTTTGTTTTCTAAGGTATAATCAGCCATGATATTAACTTCTTTTTTTATCGAATTTAATTTAGAGTCTAAATAATTATTTATAGATTCAATTTTATCTTCGCTAATTCTATCTATAAACATTGAGAGAACACGGTTACCTTTTTCTGTAATTATTATTTTATGTTGATCTGTATTCTTAATAAAGCCAGAAGATGTAAGTTCGGATAGATATTGCTGTAAAGTAAAATAATTAATTAGATTATTTTCTAATATAATTTCGGTTATTTTATTATTAGAGATAGAAAGGTCTAATCTATTAAATACATAAAGAATCAGCAATTTATTTTCAGCTAATTCTAAAGCATCATCAAACATCAAATTTCCTCCCCAAAGTTTAGTTAAAATAATTTATATATAATTATATCATAAAAATTAAGTGTAAATTACTTTAATGAATAAAAAATAATTATTTAATGCATATAAAAAAATATATTTTATATAAATAAACATGAAGAAATATTTAGTTTGGAGGAATAAAATGAAAGATAAATTTAAAAAGAGGATGGTATTTTCTTTACTACTCTTAGTTTTAGCTATAAGTATATCTTTTTTTATTAATGGAAGAGGACAAAATGTTTTATTAAATATTAGGAAAAAAATCCCAATATATAGAGTTGATACAAAAGAAAATAAAATATCTTTAACTTTTGATGTTAGTAGAGGAGACGAATATATAGAAAAAATATTAGATATTTTAGATGAAAATGATGTTAAAGCTACCTTTTTTTTAGTAGGAGATTGGATAGAGCAAAATCCGGAGAAAGTAAAGGAAATTTATGGTAAAGGGCACGAGATAGGAAATCATTCTCATAGTCATCCTAATATGAGCAGAGTATCTAAAGAAAAAATAATAAAAGACATCAATATTAATGATGCTAATATAAGAAAAATAACTGGAGAAGGTACTAAATTATTCAGATTTCCATCAGGAGATTATAATGCTGAAGCAATAGATACAGTAAATGAAATGGGATTATATTCTGTGCAATGGGATGTAGACAGTATTGATTGGAAAGAAGAAGGTGCAGATTTAGAATATGAAAGAATCATAAAAAAGACTAAGCCTGGTTCTATATTGCTTTTCCATAATACAGCTAAATACACTCCAGACAACTTACCAAGGATAATTAAGGAATTAAAAGAAAATGGATTTGAATTTGTAAAGGTAGGAGATTTAATATATAAAGAAAATTATTATATAGATTCAGCAGGAGTACAAAAAAAGAATTAAAGTTTAGATTATAAAATGAAGGAATATTTAAAAAAATATAGAAAATGTAGTATAGGTGTAATATTTTTACTAAAGAGGGTGATTAACACACAAAAGATATAATATTATGATAAATCAATAATAAAATTGCAGGGGAATAAAATATTGTGAACTGAAGAAAATAACTAAAAATAGTTATTTTCTTCAGGAGTGTGTAAAATGAAAAAAATATGTATATATTCAGAGGATGAAAATTTTGTAGGGCATATTCATAATATGATAAAAATATTAGATTTAGATTTGGATTGTTCAAGGGAAAATACTTTAGCAAATAGTGAATACATAGTAATAAATAGAGATATTAGTTTTGAATATGATGAAATAGATTGTGAATATTGTTTTATAAATATGGATTTGTTTAAAAATAAAAATGTGGATATAAAAGGTGTTGTTATAACTTATGGATTGGGAAATAAAAACACTATTACTTTATCTAGTTTGGAACAAGAAAATATAGGAATTGTTTATTGTATTCAAAGATATATAAGCATATATAATGAAAATATAATAGAACCACAAGAGATACCATTAAACATTTATTATGAAGATGAAAGTTATCTTTATGCTTATATGGTCATTATAACCATTGCTTTAATACAAGGGTTACATATTTCTAATATAAAGAGTAAAATAATTAATTCTATAAATAAATTTTAACTTTATGGCATATTTTAGATATATAAATAATAAATATATGTTGTATGAATGAATTGAAACTAAGGGAAAGAGGGGTTATGATGGACAATTTAATGTTAAA contains:
- a CDS encoding ABC transporter ATP-binding protein — its product is MAVIETNNLVRNYKLNGSNLNEGTEIKVIKGLDLLVEEGDFIAIMGKSGCGKTTLMKLLGFIDKPTSGEIIFKGRSARQLNKDEVADIRRKEIGFVFQDFYLMDSLTVKENIMLPMILEGEETNKILSATEGLAKHFEISHLLNKNTYELSGGEKQRVAICRALINEPDLILADEPTGNLDSKSAQIVIDSLMNINKDMKKTIILVTHDAEIASYCKKVIFLKDGNIIGDINKEHKKEEFYNDIIRMTKKL
- a CDS encoding GNAT family N-acetyltransferase, with protein sequence MTMIIRAVSPEDYKEINEIRCMVGVRENILGRISERFEQFKDFIQSLGSNDHLLVAEIKEEDKNKVVGVIGLNINSNPRTKHAATLGMMVHKAYQGTGIGKKLMSEILDLADNWLMLARIELGVFTNNEKAIKLYEKFGFKIEGTKKYAAIKDGRYADEYIMARYKNI
- a CDS encoding valine--tRNA ligase, which encodes MSETREMAKTYDPKEFEERLYKNWEEKSYFTPEVDENKKPYTIVLPPPNITGKLHLGHALDDTLQDILMRTKRMQGFSTLWLPGQDHASIATEVKVENELLKEGIVKKEIGREAFLEKVWEWTDEYRGKIRNQIKKLGCSLDFTRERFTMDEQLDKAVKHFFVKLYNEGLIYQGNRITNWCPKCKTALSDAEIEYSEHEGHFWHVKYPVVGSDEYLEIATTRPETMLGDTAVAVNPKDERYAHLVGKTLMLPLVNREIPIVADDYVDMEFGTGAVKITPAHDPNDYQVGKRHNLPQINVMFDDGRINYEETRYHEMDRYEARKAIVEDLKNEGFLVKIKEHNHNVSCHDRCNTVIEPIISKQWFVKMEELAKPSIEVVKNKKVKFVPERFDKTYFNWMENIQDWCISRQLWWGHRIPVWYCKDCGEVIVVTEEPTKCPKCNSEKLEQDNDVLDTWFSSALWPFSTLGWPDKTPDLKYFYPNNTLVTGYDIIFFWVARMVFSGLYCMDDIPFDTVLIHGIVRDSEGKKMSKSLGNGVDPIEVIDEYGADALRFTLVTGNAPGNDIRYYPERVEAARNFANKIWNASRFVLMNLDKDLMNKYKDNKNHTIADKWILSRLNTVVKEVTENIEKFELGIASQKIYDFIWGEFCDWYIELVKPVLYGENEEAKGIAFNVLHKVLETSLQLLHPIMPFITEEIYTHLYTEYESIVISKWPEYKENLKDEKSEKDMEYIIEAIKSIRNVRTEMNVPPSRKAKLMIYLTENEAERSFKEGEVYFQKLASASEVSFLENKETSDKNVSVVTRGAEIFIPLLELVDIEKELERLNKEKEKLEKEIDRVEKKLSNEKFVSKAPEAVVNEEKEKGEKYKAMLKSVLESLESLK
- a CDS encoding bifunctional folylpolyglutamate synthase/dihydrofolate synthase, yielding MDYKEAREYIQSKAKFGSNLGLERTEKLLELLENPHKRLRCIHIAGTNGKGSTTAMISAVLKEAGYKVGMYTSPYIEEFEERIQINNYNIPKDDFSHIITKVANVVEKVENMGYGNPTEFEIITVAMFYYFCLKKVDFAVIEVGLGGRLDSTNVLEPILSIITSISYDHMNILGETLEKIAYEKAGIIKKAPVIIYPQKKESEKIIEKACKEKKCEFIKVEDNLINVKREIIQKNIGQQSFKLKTKEDTYNICLSLLGEHQIKNCIVVILAIEKLIKLGIKIEKIYIISALKKVKWPARLEIVNKNPLTVIDGAHNMEGIEGLKNNVSKYFKYNKLILILGILKDKQVEDMIKTLVPLADRVLTVTPHNDRGESSKELMHIALKYNKNCEYLEDYKECYNKGKSYYEEGDMILICGSLYMVGDMRKLIK
- a CDS encoding TIGR03905 family TSCPD domain-containing protein, encoding MHTYSPTGVCSREITFDIIQNKVVKVNFLGGCDGNLKGLSSLIEGMDVDDAIKRLQGITCGSKNTSCPDQLSKALQEAKKIK
- a CDS encoding YncE family protein — translated: MRYVYVCNTSTDCISKVSIDNFKEENKITLNNEASTRIGPHGICVYNDKLLVANSYSNSLSVVDGKLGREVENYFIGMHCNDVVAYGDKAYVICGDLNNVTVFDMVKKKILKQIPCGDLPHSIVIDKQKEILMISNMGTDSITLIDCKGENRVKNIRVGSYPTKAVFTVDGKYILVCESNLGSDYKGSISIISRKNYKLLYRIPVGNSPVDMCVDEKLCIVSNFGDGTISLIDINYYEKVKDIIVGGMPRGVCKIKDNIYVGDNYKNLFLKINFRTNNKKSIPIGGEPTGILVL
- a CDS encoding DUF4364 family protein; translation: MFDDALELAENKLLILYVFNRLDLSISNNKITEIILENNLINYFTLQQYLSELTSSGFIKNTDQHKIIITEKGNRVLSMFIDRISEDKIESINNYLDSKLNSIKKEVNIMADYTLENKDTFLVRLKATENNFLLMDIKLSVNSNKEAKEICSKWKENSSAMYLQILNILKSTNDN
- the pdaB gene encoding polysaccharide deacetylase family sporulation protein PdaB produces the protein MKDKFKKRMVFSLLLLVLAISISFFINGRGQNVLLNIRKKIPIYRVDTKENKISLTFDVSRGDEYIEKILDILDENDVKATFFLVGDWIEQNPEKVKEIYGKGHEIGNHSHSHPNMSRVSKEKIIKDININDANIRKITGEGTKLFRFPSGDYNAEAIDTVNEMGLYSVQWDVDSIDWKEEGADLEYERIIKKTKPGSILLFHNTAKYTPDNLPRIIKELKENGFEFVKVGDLIYKENYYIDSAGVQKKN